A single genomic interval of Aquisalimonas asiatica harbors:
- a CDS encoding alpha/beta fold hydrolase yields the protein MSETLLHTRIQGEGHAVVILHGLFGSGSNWNRIARDLATDHQVVVMDLPNHGQSPHVETMAYPDMAAAVANTLDHYGIPPGTIIGHSMGGKVAMALALTDPAYVRRLLIGDIAPIRYGDHGHGRLLRALQRMDPQRLGSRAAASEALAEDIPEAGLRQFLLTNLESRDGAFAWRIPLQALEANLPTIADFPDMDGHYDGPTLFLHGANSDYVPESAHDAIHALFPAAAIEPLPDAGHWLHAEQPQAFLERTRRFLEAGRNAA from the coding sequence ATGAGTGAAACGTTGCTGCATACCCGGATTCAGGGCGAGGGCCATGCCGTGGTCATTCTCCACGGCCTGTTCGGCTCCGGGTCGAACTGGAATCGCATCGCACGGGATCTCGCCACGGACCACCAGGTGGTGGTCATGGACCTCCCCAATCACGGGCAATCGCCCCACGTGGAGACCATGGCCTACCCGGACATGGCTGCCGCCGTCGCCAACACACTGGACCACTACGGCATTCCGCCGGGTACCATCATCGGCCACAGCATGGGCGGCAAGGTCGCCATGGCGCTGGCACTGACCGACCCCGCGTACGTGCGACGCCTGCTCATCGGCGACATCGCCCCCATCCGCTACGGGGATCACGGACACGGGCGGCTGCTGCGGGCGCTACAGCGCATGGACCCGCAGCGCCTCGGCTCCAGGGCCGCTGCCAGTGAGGCACTGGCGGAAGACATCCCGGAAGCGGGGTTGCGGCAGTTCCTGCTCACCAACCTGGAATCGCGGGACGGCGCCTTCGCCTGGCGGATCCCGCTGCAGGCGCTGGAGGCGAACCTGCCGACCATCGCGGACTTCCCGGACATGGACGGGCACTACGACGGGCCGACACTGTTCCTGCACGGCGCCAACTCCGACTACGTGCCGGAGTCCGCCCACGACGCCATCCACGCGCTGTTTCCCGCTGCCGCCATCGAGCCGCTGCCGGACGCCGGACACTGGCTGCACGCCGAACAGCCCCAGGCATTCCTGGAGCGCACCCGGCGCTTCCTCGAGGCGGGGCGAAACGCGGCATGA
- a CDS encoding alpha/beta fold hydrolase — protein MPSFEHDGQSLYYELHGREGDPVVTIVNGLSMRTNHWAPYFELLPARGCRVLTYDMVGQGASSKPVLGADFDDHATMLAALHAHLGIERPYVFGISFGGVVALKYAIRYPQRIGGLLPVSTFSELDPQLEGHAVNLYQGLARVGFEFYLDLLMPLNFSNQYIAANRDLVHLIKRVGASTNELYGIQNLMESLSDFHSLTPELADIDCPTLIMNGEFDYLTPRHLHDIMRRHIRSSRLILVPRVCHAFTLEIPELTSRLIGDFVKSVEAGEWVGDQSVWIADEHPDAQVPLTRCEQDHLRAIPVPESQRPARAPRRENGPGSKKKPAAGKGQASTKAASGGTKASTSGKKATARKKAPSGQR, from the coding sequence ATGCCGAGCTTCGAGCACGACGGTCAGTCCCTCTACTACGAGCTGCACGGGCGCGAGGGCGACCCGGTGGTCACCATCGTCAACGGCCTGTCCATGCGCACCAACCACTGGGCGCCCTACTTCGAGCTGCTGCCCGCCCGCGGCTGTCGCGTGCTCACCTACGACATGGTGGGCCAGGGGGCCTCGTCCAAGCCGGTGCTGGGGGCGGACTTCGACGACCACGCCACCATGCTGGCGGCGCTCCACGCTCACCTGGGCATCGAGCGGCCCTACGTGTTCGGCATCTCCTTCGGCGGCGTGGTGGCACTGAAATACGCCATCCGCTACCCGCAGCGCATTGGCGGGCTGCTGCCGGTGAGCACCTTCTCGGAGCTGGACCCGCAGCTGGAAGGCCACGCGGTCAACCTCTACCAGGGGCTGGCACGGGTGGGTTTCGAGTTCTACCTGGACCTGCTGATGCCGCTGAACTTCAGCAACCAGTACATCGCCGCGAACCGGGATCTGGTGCACCTGATCAAGCGCGTGGGGGCATCGACCAACGAGCTCTACGGCATCCAGAATCTCATGGAGTCGCTGTCGGACTTCCACTCGCTGACGCCGGAGCTGGCCGACATCGACTGCCCGACGCTGATCATGAACGGCGAGTTCGACTACCTGACCCCGCGTCATCTGCACGACATCATGCGCCGTCATATCCGCTCCTCGCGGCTCATCCTCGTGCCGCGGGTGTGCCACGCCTTCACCCTGGAGATTCCGGAGCTGACCAGCCGGCTGATCGGCGATTTCGTCAAGTCGGTCGAAGCGGGCGAATGGGTCGGCGACCAGAGCGTCTGGATCGCCGACGAGCATCCCGATGCCCAGGTGCCGCTGACCCGCTGCGAACAGGACCACCTGCGCGCGATTCCGGTGCCGGAGTCGCAGCGGCCAGCGCGTGCACCGCGGCGCGAGAACGGGCCGGGCAGCAAGAAGAAGCCGGCGGCGGGCAAGGGGCAGGCCAGCACCAAGGCGGCTTCGGGCGGGACGAAAGCGTCGACCAGCGGCAAGAAGGCAACGGCCCGCAAGAAGGCGCCCAGCGGCCAGCGGTAG
- a CDS encoding NAD-glutamate dehydrogenase, translated as MRTGPQARKRELLDAVEQRIDERWPREERDTIKGLVRDYYHRVAAEDLVQREPADLYGTVLSHWHLARRRRPGQARIHVYNPETEQHGWESSHTIVQIICDDQPFLVDSVAMALNRHNLTVHLIIHPIIVTRRNDQGEVEQVNPDTADAGVREAWMHFEVDRQSSRDIMDAVHDDVQRVLDDVDQVVADWKTMRERMAEARAGLAETAPTGPDRDESLAFLDWLAEDHFTFLGYRCYDLERQGRKDALTPIKGSGLGILRRMSGKGSSESFNALPTAVKALARDPETLILTKSNHRATVHRPGYMDYVGVKRMDADGKVIGEHRFLGLYTSAAYNRNPRDIPLLRRKIQTVMERADLPYPGHASKALINILETYPRDELFQIHPDTLHDIAMGILQLQDRQQVRLFVRHDTYRRFVSCLVFAPRDRYNTDVRQRMQSLLESAFQSEHSEFTVNLSESMLARIHFILHVSPGADLEQDHQELERRLATTVRAWTDDLHEALRDYYGEARGNSLYQRYGHAFGAAYREDTSARAAAHDIERLEQLDAGTNLNIVLYRPLEAPEDRLRLRLYHRGDSVTLSDAMPILENMGVQVLDERPYTVHATGDDHSAWIHDFGLRYPGGDLDVEQVREYFEQAFGAVWHRHADDDGFNHLVLAARLAWDEIVVLRAYSRYLRQAGTAYSQAYMEETLANNPRITRLLIRLFHNRFDPERVDAKRAGRLAEQIERALHDVPSLDEDRMLRRLLAAIQATVRTNAYQRDRDGRRHAYLSLKLIPERIPEMPKPWPAFEIYVYSPRTEGVHLRGGKVARGGLRWSERKEDYRTEVLGLMKAQMVKNAVIVPVGAKGGFVAKQLPEERDAQPAEVQACYRLFIRGLLDVTDNYVGDTVEPPPRVVRHDEDDPYLVVAADKGTATFSDIANGLAEEYGFWLRDAFASGGSNGYDHKKMGITARGAWVAVMRHFRELGHDIQREPFTVAGVGDMSGDVFGNGMLLSEQIRLVAAFDHRHIFIDPDPDPATGYAERKRLFDKARSSWDDYNRKLLSRGGGIYPRSAKSIELSPEARAALGIDDQQMAPNQLMQAILKAPVDLFWNGGIGTYIKSVEETHLDVGDRANDPVRVDAAQLRCKVVGEGGNLGVTQLGRIEFARHGGRINTDAIDNAGGVSCSDHEVNIKILLNEEMERGDLTEKQRKRLLADMSDEVAQLVLEDNYRQTEALSTMEYRAPELLGEHARQIRALEQAGELDRQLEGLPDDMAIEERAQAGSGLVRPELAVLLAHAKLAGFRALVDSDLVDDAGLQDVLVRYFPSPLQDKHRNHMPDHRLRREIIATQVTNDMLNRMGAGFLFRMADKTGVPAGDVARAYFAARRIFGLEQLWDALDTQDNRISADLQQQLRLDILVLAERTALWLLRHLPGSLADARTSDHLAGIVAGLAAELDALLPGPDQDSQAQQAGELVARGLPEALARDIAQLGPLGAAMDISLIAEDTGCTPGRAAAVYYQLAHSLGLRWLEEAVRGLNTATQWEERCRLGLEDDFALYLRLLTTSVLQADDAARTPAEQVQEWQATMAGPTLRLAQTLDDIHGIGQPDLSMLTVAVQDLKNVAVLSTRRQGQHQDTETS; from the coding sequence ATGCGAACCGGACCGCAAGCGCGCAAACGGGAACTGCTGGACGCAGTGGAGCAACGAATCGACGAACGCTGGCCCAGGGAGGAACGCGACACGATCAAGGGGCTGGTCCGCGACTACTACCACCGCGTCGCGGCGGAGGACCTGGTGCAGCGGGAGCCGGCGGACCTCTACGGAACGGTGCTCTCCCACTGGCACCTCGCCCGGCGGCGGCGCCCGGGACAGGCCCGCATCCACGTCTACAACCCGGAGACGGAGCAGCACGGCTGGGAATCAAGCCACACGATCGTGCAGATCATCTGCGACGACCAGCCCTTTCTGGTGGACTCCGTCGCCATGGCCCTCAACCGCCACAACCTCACCGTTCACCTGATCATCCACCCGATCATCGTCACCCGGCGCAACGACCAGGGCGAAGTGGAGCAGGTGAACCCGGACACCGCCGATGCGGGCGTGCGCGAAGCGTGGATGCACTTCGAGGTGGACCGCCAGAGCAGCCGCGACATCATGGACGCCGTGCACGATGACGTGCAGCGGGTACTCGACGACGTGGACCAGGTGGTGGCGGACTGGAAAACCATGCGCGAGCGGATGGCGGAAGCGCGCGCCGGGCTTGCCGAGACGGCGCCCACCGGACCGGACCGCGACGAGAGCCTGGCCTTTCTCGACTGGCTGGCGGAGGACCATTTCACCTTCCTCGGCTACCGCTGTTACGACCTTGAGCGCCAGGGCCGCAAGGACGCGCTGACGCCGATCAAGGGCTCCGGGCTCGGGATTCTCCGGCGGATGTCCGGCAAGGGATCGTCCGAGAGCTTCAACGCGCTGCCGACCGCGGTCAAGGCGCTGGCCCGCGACCCGGAGACCCTGATCCTGACCAAGTCCAACCACCGGGCCACCGTGCACCGGCCGGGCTACATGGACTACGTGGGCGTGAAGCGGATGGACGCCGACGGCAAGGTCATCGGCGAACACCGCTTCCTGGGGCTGTATACGTCGGCGGCCTACAACCGCAACCCGCGCGACATCCCGCTGCTGCGGCGCAAGATCCAGACGGTCATGGAGCGCGCCGATCTGCCCTATCCCGGCCACGCCAGCAAGGCGCTGATCAACATCCTGGAGACCTATCCGCGGGACGAGCTCTTCCAGATCCACCCGGACACCCTGCACGACATCGCCATGGGCATCCTGCAGCTGCAGGACCGCCAGCAGGTGCGGCTGTTCGTGCGCCACGACACCTACCGCCGGTTCGTCTCCTGCCTGGTATTCGCACCACGGGACCGTTACAACACCGACGTGCGCCAGCGCATGCAGAGCCTGCTGGAGTCGGCGTTCCAGTCCGAGCACTCGGAGTTCACGGTCAACCTGTCGGAATCCATGCTGGCGCGCATTCACTTCATCCTGCATGTCAGCCCCGGCGCCGATCTCGAACAGGATCACCAGGAGCTGGAGCGTCGCCTGGCCACCACCGTGCGCGCGTGGACCGATGACCTGCACGAGGCGCTGCGCGATTACTACGGCGAAGCGCGCGGCAACAGCCTGTACCAGCGTTACGGCCACGCCTTCGGCGCCGCCTACCGGGAGGACACCTCGGCCCGCGCCGCCGCCCACGACATCGAGCGGCTGGAGCAGCTGGACGCCGGGACCAACCTGAACATCGTGCTCTACCGGCCCCTGGAAGCACCAGAGGACCGGCTGCGGCTACGGCTGTACCATCGCGGCGACAGCGTCACCCTGTCCGACGCCATGCCCATCCTCGAGAACATGGGCGTGCAGGTGCTCGACGAGCGCCCCTACACCGTTCACGCCACAGGTGATGATCACTCCGCCTGGATTCACGATTTCGGCCTGCGCTACCCCGGCGGCGACCTGGACGTGGAGCAGGTGCGCGAGTACTTCGAGCAGGCGTTCGGCGCCGTGTGGCACCGCCATGCCGACGACGACGGCTTCAACCACCTGGTCCTTGCCGCCCGGCTCGCCTGGGACGAGATCGTGGTGCTGCGCGCCTACAGCCGTTACCTCCGCCAGGCGGGCACTGCCTACAGCCAGGCCTACATGGAAGAGACCCTCGCCAACAACCCGCGCATCACGCGGCTGCTCATCCGGCTGTTCCACAACCGCTTCGACCCGGAGCGGGTGGACGCCAAGCGCGCCGGCCGACTGGCGGAACAGATCGAGCGGGCCCTGCACGACGTGCCCAGCCTGGACGAGGACCGCATGCTGCGCCGGCTGCTCGCCGCGATCCAGGCCACCGTCCGTACCAACGCCTATCAACGCGACCGCGACGGACGGCGCCACGCCTACCTCAGCCTCAAGCTGATTCCGGAGCGCATTCCGGAGATGCCGAAGCCGTGGCCCGCCTTCGAGATCTACGTCTACTCGCCGCGCACCGAGGGCGTACACCTGCGCGGCGGCAAGGTGGCCCGGGGCGGGCTGCGCTGGTCGGAGCGCAAGGAGGACTACCGTACCGAGGTGCTCGGCCTGATGAAGGCGCAGATGGTGAAAAACGCCGTCATCGTGCCCGTGGGTGCCAAGGGCGGGTTCGTGGCCAAGCAGCTGCCGGAGGAGCGCGACGCCCAGCCGGCGGAGGTGCAGGCCTGTTACCGCTTGTTCATCCGCGGCCTGCTGGACGTCACCGACAACTACGTGGGCGATACCGTGGAACCACCGCCGCGGGTCGTGCGTCACGACGAGGACGACCCCTACCTGGTGGTCGCCGCCGACAAGGGCACGGCCACCTTCTCCGACATTGCCAACGGCCTGGCGGAGGAGTACGGGTTCTGGCTACGGGACGCCTTTGCCTCCGGCGGCTCCAACGGCTACGACCACAAGAAGATGGGGATCACGGCGCGCGGCGCGTGGGTGGCGGTCATGCGCCATTTTCGCGAGCTGGGGCATGACATCCAGCGCGAGCCGTTCACGGTGGCCGGCGTGGGCGACATGTCCGGCGACGTCTTCGGCAATGGCATGCTGCTGTCGGAACAGATCCGCCTGGTGGCGGCCTTTGACCACCGCCATATCTTCATCGATCCGGACCCGGATCCGGCCACCGGCTACGCCGAGCGCAAACGCCTGTTCGACAAGGCCCGCTCGAGCTGGGACGACTACAACCGCAAACTCCTCTCCCGCGGTGGCGGCATCTATCCGCGCAGCGCCAAGTCCATCGAGCTAAGCCCCGAGGCCCGTGCCGCGCTCGGTATCGACGACCAGCAGATGGCGCCCAACCAGCTCATGCAGGCCATTCTCAAGGCCCCGGTGGACCTGTTCTGGAACGGCGGCATCGGGACCTACATCAAGTCCGTGGAAGAAACCCACCTGGACGTGGGCGACCGCGCCAACGACCCGGTGCGGGTGGATGCGGCACAGCTGCGGTGCAAGGTCGTCGGCGAGGGCGGCAACCTCGGCGTCACCCAGCTCGGTCGCATCGAATTCGCCCGCCACGGCGGCCGCATCAATACCGACGCCATCGACAACGCCGGCGGCGTCAGCTGTTCGGACCACGAGGTCAACATCAAGATCCTGCTCAACGAGGAGATGGAGCGCGGCGACCTCACCGAGAAACAGCGCAAGCGCCTGCTGGCGGACATGTCCGACGAGGTGGCACAGCTGGTGCTGGAAGACAACTACCGCCAGACCGAAGCCCTGAGCACCATGGAGTACCGGGCGCCGGAGCTGCTCGGCGAACATGCGCGCCAGATCCGCGCCCTGGAGCAGGCGGGCGAGCTGGACCGCCAGCTGGAAGGCCTGCCGGACGACATGGCCATCGAGGAGCGGGCGCAGGCGGGCAGCGGCCTGGTGCGCCCGGAGCTTGCGGTGCTGCTCGCCCACGCCAAGCTGGCCGGTTTCCGCGCCCTGGTGGACAGCGATCTGGTGGACGACGCCGGGCTGCAGGACGTCCTGGTCCGCTATTTCCCGTCGCCCCTGCAGGACAAGCACCGCAACCACATGCCCGACCACCGCCTGCGCCGGGAGATCATCGCCACCCAGGTCACCAACGACATGCTCAATCGCATGGGTGCCGGGTTTCTCTTCCGCATGGCGGACAAGACCGGCGTGCCGGCCGGCGACGTCGCCCGGGCGTATTTCGCCGCCCGCCGCATCTTCGGCCTGGAACAGCTCTGGGATGCCCTGGATACCCAGGACAACCGCATCTCCGCCGACCTGCAGCAGCAGCTTCGCCTGGACATCCTGGTACTGGCCGAGCGCACCGCACTGTGGCTGCTGCGCCACCTGCCCGGCAGCCTCGCCGATGCGCGCACCAGCGATCACCTGGCCGGTATCGTTGCCGGCCTGGCCGCGGAGCTGGACGCGCTGTTGCCGGGCCCCGACCAGGACAGCCAGGCACAGCAGGCCGGCGAACTCGTCGCCCGGGGGCTGCCTGAAGCCCTGGCCCGGGACATCGCCCAGCTCGGCCCCCTGGGCGCGGCGATGGACATCTCCCTGATCGCCGAGGATACGGGCTGCACCCCTGGCCGTGCCGCCGCCGTCTACTACCAGCTCGCCCACAGCCTGGGCCTGCGCTGGCTGGAGGAGGCCGTGCGCGGCCTGAACACGGCCACCCAGTGGGAAGAGCGATGCCGGCTGGGCCTGGAAGACGACTTCGCGCTCTACCTGCGACTGCTGACCACCAGCGTCCTGCAAGCCGACGACGCCGCCCGCACGCCCGCAGAACAGGTGCAGGAGTGGCAGGCCACCATGGCCGGGCCAACCCTGCGCCTGGCGCAGACCCTGGACGACATCCACGGCATCGGACAACCGGACCTGTCCATGCTGACCGTGGCGGTCCAGGACCTCAAGAACGTCGCCGTGCTGTCGACACGGCGGCAGGGACAACACCAGGACACAGAGACCTCATGA